In the Candidatus Hydrogenedentota bacterium genome, CCCGACACGGCCACACCGCCCGCGTTCGCCGCCTTGCCCGGCCCGTAGAGGATGCCCGCCTGCAGGAACACGTCCACACCGTCCGGATCGGTCGGCATGTTTGCCCCCTCGGCCACCACCTTGCAGCCGTTTTTTACCAGGGTGGCGGCCTCGGCGCCGTTCACCTCGTTCTGCGTGGCGCTGGGGAACGCGCAGTCGCACGGCACGTCCCAGGGGCGCCTGCCCTCGAAATATTTCGCCGTCGGGAACCGGTCCACATACTGCCGGACCCGGCCGCGGTACACATTCTTCAGCTCCATCACGAACTCGAGCTTCTCCGCGTCAATCCCGTCCGGGTCGTAAATGTAGCCGTTCGAGTCGGAGAGGGTCACGGCCTTCGCGCCCAGATCGTTCAGTTTCTCGATGGTGTACTGCGCCACGTTGCCCGAACCGGACACGGTGCAAACCTTGCCCTCAAGGTTCTCGTCGCGCGTCGCCAGCATGTTCTGCGCGAAGTACACCGCGCCGTAGCCCGTCGCCTCGGGGCGAATCAGCGAGCCGCCCCAGTTCAGCGCCTTGCCCGTCAGCACGCCCGTGAACTCGTTGCGCAGCCGCTTGTACTGGCCGAACAGGAAGCCGATTTCGCGGCCGCCCACGCCGATGTCGCCCGCGGGCACGTCGGTGTTCGGGCCGATGTGGCGCGCGAGCTCCGTCATGAACGACTGGCAGAAGCGCATCACCTCGCTGTCCGACTTCCCCTTCGGGTCAAAATCGGAGCCGCCCTTGCCACCGCCCATCGGCAGCGTGGTAAGCGAGTTCTTGAAGACCTGCTCGAAGGCGAGGAACTTCAGGATGCCCAGATAAACCGTGGGGTGGAACCGGAGCCCGCCCTTGTAGGGGCCGATGGCGCTGTTGAACTCGATGCGGAAGCCGCGGTTCACCTGCACCCGGCTCTTGTCGTCCTGCCAGGGCACGCGAAACATCAGCACGCGCTCCGGCTCGGTGAGACGCTCCAGAATCCGCCCCTCCTCGTATTCCGGGTGGCGCTCCAGCACGGGTGTCAGGGATTCGAGCACCTCGCGCACCGCCTGGTGGAATTCGGGCTCCGCGGGATTCTTCTTGATGACCAGTTCCAGCACATCCGATACGTACGACACAACTCTCTCTCCTCTTGGTGGTGGTGACGGGCCGTGCGGTTGCGCCTAACCCGGCAGCGCGGAAAACTTGCCAAAATAACAGGAACCGGAATGCCACATCCGGTAAGGGCATTGTAAGGCAAGAAAAAATGCCATGTCAAGCCATTTATTAAACTTTTCTTCCAGAAAAAAACGGCAGAAATGCCGTATCACCAGTTCTATGCACTGGATAATTGCGTAGAATGTCCTTTTTTCTGCGGCTGATGACGGCCATTTTTCCGCTTTATGCGGCAGTATTACCCCTTTCCTTGCCAACAGGAACCGCGCTGTGCTATCGTGAGCCTGTTTTTCTGAAGCCCAAACCCCGAAGCAAGAGAACCCAGGCAAGCCCATGATGGACATCAAGACAAAACGGCGGACGGTGGCCATTTTGCGCATCCTGCAGGACACACCCGACGGCCTGGGCAGTGAGCGCATCGCCAAAGCCCTGGAACTGGCCGGCATCGAGCTCAGCGAGCGCGCCGTGCGCAACTATCTCGCCCAGACGGATGATCTTGGCTGGACGGAGAATCTTGGCCGCCGCGGACGCCGGCTCACCCACCGCGGCCTCGCCGAACTTGAGGGCGCCCTGGTCGTGGACAAGGTGGGCTTCATCGCCGCAAAGGTGGACACCCTCTCCTACCAGATGGACTTCAACCTCGCCGCGCGCGAGGGGCGGGTCATCCTCAATATTTCCACCGTCGGCCTTCGCGACATGAAGTCCGCCGTGGGCATTCTGGCCGAAGTGTTCCGGGCGCGTCTTGGCATGGGCCGCCTCGCCGTGGCGGGCTTTCCCGGCGAGCGCATCGGCGGGTTCACCGTGCCGCCGAATTGCGGCGCCATCGGCACCGTGTGCAGTGTCAGCGTGAACGGCATTTTCCTCCATGCGAACATCGCCACCACCTCCCGCTTCGGCGGGCTGCTCGAACTGGCCGAGGGCCGGCCGCACCGTTTCAACCAGATCATCACCTACGACGGGTCCTCCCTGGACCCCCTGGAGATTTTTATCCGCGGCCACATGACCAGCGTCATGCGGGCCGTCCGGGAAGGTTCCGGAATGATAGGCGCCAGTTTCCGCGAGGTGCCCGCGGTGGCCCTGCCCGAGGTGCGCCGCATTGTCCGTGAAATGGAGGACGCCGGACTTGGCGGCGTTGTGGCCATGGGCGGGCCCAACCAGCCCCTGCTTGACATCCCCGTGGCCAGCGGCCGCGCCGGCATTGTCCTCAGCGGCGGCCTGAACCCCGTCGCCGCCGTGGTCGAGGCGGGCATTCCCGTCACCAGCACCGCCATGAGCACCCTGTGCGACTACGCCGTGCTCCGGGACTACAAAAGCCTCGCCGCCATCGCCGCGCACCGGCAACTCTAGGCTTGTGCGCGGCCCGCAACCAACCGGGCATCCCCCCCTGTTTTTTTCATTCGTAATTCGTAATTCGCATTTCATTTCCACATTTCCCCAAGCCGCCGCCGCAGATGCGGGACCACCTCCCCCTCAAACCACGGGTTTCCTTTCAGCCAGGCATTGTTCCGGAAAGAGGGGTGGGGCAGGGGCAGGAAGTCAGGGCCGCAGGCCCGCCAGTTGCGCACGGTCTCGGTCAGAGTGTTCCCGCACCGTCCGCCCAGATAAAAACGCTGCGCGTGCGCGCCCA is a window encoding:
- the gdhA gene encoding NADP-specific glutamate dehydrogenase, with the protein product MSYVSDVLELVIKKNPAEPEFHQAVREVLESLTPVLERHPEYEEGRILERLTEPERVLMFRVPWQDDKSRVQVNRGFRIEFNSAIGPYKGGLRFHPTVYLGILKFLAFEQVFKNSLTTLPMGGGKGGSDFDPKGKSDSEVMRFCQSFMTELARHIGPNTDVPAGDIGVGGREIGFLFGQYKRLRNEFTGVLTGKALNWGGSLIRPEATGYGAVYFAQNMLATRDENLEGKVCTVSGSGNVAQYTIEKLNDLGAKAVTLSDSNGYIYDPDGIDAEKLEFVMELKNVYRGRVRQYVDRFPTAKYFEGRRPWDVPCDCAFPSATQNEVNGAEAATLVKNGCKVVAEGANMPTDPDGVDVFLQAGILYGPGKAANAGGVAVSGLEMAQNAQHTNWTRAEVDQRLKDIMAAIHTQASTAAAEYGFPGNYVAGANIAGFVKVADAMLDQGLV
- a CDS encoding DUF128 domain-containing protein, coding for MMDIKTKRRTVAILRILQDTPDGLGSERIAKALELAGIELSERAVRNYLAQTDDLGWTENLGRRGRRLTHRGLAELEGALVVDKVGFIAAKVDTLSYQMDFNLAAREGRVILNISTVGLRDMKSAVGILAEVFRARLGMGRLAVAGFPGERIGGFTVPPNCGAIGTVCSVSVNGIFLHANIATTSRFGGLLELAEGRPHRFNQIITYDGSSLDPLEIFIRGHMTSVMRAVREGSGMIGASFREVPAVALPEVRRIVREMEDAGLGGVVAMGGPNQPLLDIPVASGRAGIVLSGGLNPVAAVVEAGIPVTSTAMSTLCDYAVLRDYKSLAAIAAHRQL